From the genome of Sediminibacter sp. Hel_I_10:
AAGAAGAACCAAGTTTAGATGATGAGAATAATCTAAAAGCAGAGTTTGACCAATTTACTAATGGTAAAGTGGTTTTTGAAGACGGTAAGAATGATACTATCCAAGCGTTTTCAAGAGTGAAAGCGGAAAACATGGAAGATTATATCAACTTCACTGCTGATTCAGATGTAGATTATGTAGATACTTACGTGAAGAAATCGGCTTTGCCAACTGCAGTTGCAGATTCTATTTATACTATGAATGTTGGTCAAGTTTACGGCCCTTACAGAGATAACGGGATGATGAAGTTGACAAAACTTGTTGCAGAACGTCAAATGCCAGATTCAGCTAAAGTAAGACACATCTTGATTCCTTATATGGGAGCTAGCAGTGCTGGTCCAGATGTTACTCAAACCGAAGCGCAAGCTAGAAAAACGGCAGATAGCGTTTTAGCTATTGTAAAAGCGACTCCTTCTAAATTTCCTGAATTGGTGACAGCTTTGTCTTCAGATCAAGGAAGTGTTGATAATGGAGGAGAATATGATTTTCACCCAAGCACACAAATGGTGAAGCCGTTTAGTGATTTTGAGTTTCAAAATAATGTAGGTGATATCGATGTGGTTCAAACCCAATTTGGTTTTCATATCATTGAAATTTTAGATCAAAAAGGATCATCAAGAGCGGTAAAAGTGGCAACTATTGCAAGAAAAATTGAGCCTTCTGCCGAAACTATTGATAACGTTTTTACTGAAGCTTCTAAGTTTGAAATGGCATTACAGGATGGTGAATTTCAAGAAGCTGCAAATGCTAAAGATTTTAAAGTGAGACCTGTAAATAGCATTAAGGTATTAGATGAAAACATTCCAGGACTTGGCAGTCAACGTCCTATTGTAAGATGGGCTTTTGAAGAAGGAACTAAAGTTGGAGATTACAAGCGTTTCTCTGTTCCTGGCGGCGGTTATGCTGTTGTACAAGTCACAAAAATTACCAAGAAAGGATTGATGGAGCCAGAAAATGCTTCAGCATCTGCACTTGCTGAAATCAGAAAAGAAAAGAAAGCCGAAATGATTCGTGAGAAAATTTCTGGATCTACCATTGAAGAAGTTGGGAAAGCAGAAGGTGCACGTATCAATACTGCAGCAGCTGTAAACATGAAGAACCCTACCTTATCTGGAGCAGGTCAAGAACCTAAAGTTGTTGGTGTTGCTTTTGGATTAAATGAAGGGGAAACTTCTAGCTTAATTGAAGGTAAGAGTGGTGTGTTTATGGTAAAAGTCAACAAAATTGATGAAGCTGCAGGTCTAGATAATTATCAATCTGTAGCCAATAGATTAAGTACAACTCGCGTGAGTGCTGCACAAACCAAAGTTTATAATGCGTTGAAGGAAACTGCAGATATTGAAGATAACAGAGCGACGTTCTATTAATATGACGTTGACAGTTTAAACTATAAAAAAAGCGCCACATCTTGTGGCGCTTTTTTAGTTTTTAATCAGGTCTTGATATTTAATAATGGTATTAAAACCTTTAGATTTAAAATAGGGTTTAGGGTCTTTATGACTAGCGACCATCACAAAGTCACCTCCCCAGGCGCCAAGGCTTTTGATGCTGCCATTTAAGTCTGAAAATAAGGTCTGCTTTACGGGATCTTGCTTAATCACTTCGGAAATAAGCGCTTCATGTCTGTCTATCAAAGACTGAAACTCTAAAAGTGATTTACAAAGAATCATATCTTGGGTAATGCGCGTAATCTCATTGATAACATTTGAGGTATCTGAAGTTGTACGTCTGTAGCGGGCAATGCCGTCTCTGCTATTTTGTTTTTGGTTAAGGTGCACAAAGTATAGGTGCTCCTTGAAGGATGGGTTAAATGTAACCGATGAAACTGCTCTTGAGACCTTAGGATCGTTCTTGTTGAGTTGATAGGTTATAGCACCATTTGCCTCTGCACAGGCAAGGTCATAACCGCTTCCGCCAAACGTTAAATCCAACAATTGATAAGCATCTATATTGGCCCAATTGGCAATATTGTTAATCACGGTAGAGGAGGCGCCAAGACCCCAGTCTCTAGGAAACTCCAAATGGGTCTCCACAAGATAGCCTTTAGTATTGCCTTGTAAGAAATTAGGGTTGAGTTGCTTTGCGGCGTTTAAAATTTGAAGAAGTCGTTTTGAAATATCGTTTTCATCTCCAAGAAGTCTTAAACTGCCAGAAGTACCTAATTCAAATGCCATCTTAAACCATAGCTGGTGTTTGTAATCATAGCTGTTCCAAACTAAATCGCGATTGCTATTTCGCGTAATGCTTAAGGATTGGCCTAATTGAGTTGGTAGTGCTAGGGCAAGAGCGCCGTCTAGAACTACATATTCTCCAGTTATTAAGAGTTTACCGTTACTTTTATATGTGGGTTCTTTAATGTTCAAGATCTTAATGAGGGTTGCGTTTTTCTAACAATAAAGGGTTTAGTTTTTTCTCAAATCAATTAAAGCATCCTCTACGGCGCTATGAGAAACAATATGATTTTTGAAATGGGCGACTAAGCTCGCTTTTTCGTCCGATGAGGCTCTAAATTGGTTCATGATATTCATCAGGTGCATTTTCATGTGTCCTTCTTGTATTCCCGTTGTAGTGAGGGAACGCAGGGCAGCAAAATTTTGCGCAAGACCTGCCACAGCTACAATTTGCATTAATTCTTTAGCAGAGGGCTGTCCCAAAAGTTCCAATGCCCATTTCACAAGCGGGTGTAGTTTCGTGAGTCCACCAACGGTACCAAGTGCCAAAGGGATTTCCATCCAAAAAGTGAAAACACCGTTTTCAACCTTAGCATGGGTTAAACTGCGGTACTGTCCGTCTTTAGCAGCATAGGCATGAATCCCAGCCTCAACTGCTCTAAAATCGTTGCCAGTGGCCAATACAACGGCATCAATGCCGTTCATAATGCCTTTGTTATGGGTGACTGCACGATAAGGTTCAATTTCAGCAATAGACACCGCCTGTACCATTTTTTTAGCAAACTCTTCTGCGGAAATATTAGTGTTTTCAGTCAATTCTGAAACATTACAGCTCACTTCAGCTCTTACTAGGCAGTTAGGCACATAATTAGAGAGAATAGACATGACGACATCTAACTGACCGTCCAAGACGCGATCTGCTTCTTGTTTTAAAGTTTTGGCAAATTGTTCTAAACACGAATTAATGAAATTGGCACCCATGGCATCCAAAGTCTCAAAGCTGGCATGTAATTGAAAATAGCCAGGCATCTCTTTGGTCTTATCCCGAAGCTTAATATCTAAAATACCACCACCGCGCTTTTCCATGTTTTTAGTGATGGATTTGGCTTCAAGAATAAGCTTGGGTTTGATGTCTGCAAAAAAGGCTTTGATCGTCTCTGTGTTTTTGCGACAAATAAAATGAACTTGTCCAATTTTTTCGGTGGAGATCACCTTGGTTTTAAAGCCCCCACGGTCGTACCAAAATTTAGCCGCTTTACTTGCCGCAGCTACTACAGAGCTTTCTTCTATGGCCATGGGAATGGCATAAAGTTTTCCGTTGATTAAGAAGTTTGGAGCTACGCCTAAAGGCAGGTAATAGTTTGAAATGGTATTTTCAATAAACTCATCGTGAAGCTGTTGCAGCTTTTGGTCACTGTTTATATACTGTTGGAGTACAGATTTTGCTTGGTCACTATCCTTAAAAAATGTCGAAACGAGCCAGTCAATCTTTCCTTCTTTTGATAATTTCGAGAATCCAGCAATCGGTTGGGTCATGTGCTTTACTTTTGTGAGTCGCAAAGATAGTGTTCTTGGTATTATTATTGATAACGCTTTATTATAATACGTATTTTAACCACTTTTAGTTACTGCTTTTTGCATTATTTTTAGTAAACTTGACACATTCTTAGCGAAAAAATAACTTTATGAACATATTAAAAAGTCTCTCTTTATTTTTATTTGTATCAACGGCTGTCTTAACAGCACAAAATAAGGATATTACCTTAGAAGAAATTTGGAGCGGCGGCTTCAGAACTTCGGGGCTTGACGCTTTGCATTCCATGGATAATGGTCAGCAATATTCTGTATTGAACTTTGAAAACAGAAACTCCCAAATTGACATTTACAATTACCAGACGCTCGAAAAAGTTAAGACGCTACTCAGTTCTTCAAACATTCCATCCATTGCCTATTTTACAGATTACACCTTTAGTGATGATGAGTCTAAAATACTTTTAGCAACAGATGTAGAGGCTATTTATAGACGTT
Proteins encoded in this window:
- a CDS encoding peptidylprolyl isomerase: MAVLNKIRQRSLFLILIIALALFSFVLTDLFRNSDALFGASQDVVATVNGQNINRNEFMAKVENVQRQLGPNATSTTAMNRVYDQEVRRAVMTTQFEELGLSVEEDQMRDLLQQNFASYPEFQNEAGLFDENKLTEFVANLKEISPEPAVLGNFQIRYSDWVNNESNIAVSAQERTYYNMVKAGVNATLNEAEVDYKLENYTRDLQYVQVPYSTISDSLVEVSKGDIKAFMNKNKKKYEVEASRDIRFVQFKEEPSLDDENNLKAEFDQFTNGKVVFEDGKNDTIQAFSRVKAENMEDYINFTADSDVDYVDTYVKKSALPTAVADSIYTMNVGQVYGPYRDNGMMKLTKLVAERQMPDSAKVRHILIPYMGASSAGPDVTQTEAQARKTADSVLAIVKATPSKFPELVTALSSDQGSVDNGGEYDFHPSTQMVKPFSDFEFQNNVGDIDVVQTQFGFHIIEILDQKGSSRAVKVATIARKIEPSAETIDNVFTEASKFEMALQDGEFQEAANAKDFKVRPVNSIKVLDENIPGLGSQRPIVRWAFEEGTKVGDYKRFSVPGGGYAVVQVTKITKKGLMEPENASASALAEIRKEKKAEMIREKISGSTIEEVGKAEGARINTAAAVNMKNPTLSGAGQEPKVVGVAFGLNEGETSSLIEGKSGVFMVKVNKIDEAAGLDNYQSVANRLSTTRVSAAQTKVYNALKETADIEDNRATFY
- a CDS encoding GYDIA family GHMP kinase — protein: MNIKEPTYKSNGKLLITGEYVVLDGALALALPTQLGQSLSITRNSNRDLVWNSYDYKHQLWFKMAFELGTSGSLRLLGDENDISKRLLQILNAAKQLNPNFLQGNTKGYLVETHLEFPRDWGLGASSTVINNIANWANIDAYQLLDLTFGGSGYDLACAEANGAITYQLNKNDPKVSRAVSSVTFNPSFKEHLYFVHLNQKQNSRDGIARYRRTTSDTSNVINEITRITQDMILCKSLLEFQSLIDRHEALISEVIKQDPVKQTLFSDLNGSIKSLGAWGGDFVMVASHKDPKPYFKSKGFNTIIKYQDLIKN
- a CDS encoding hydroxymethylglutaryl-CoA reductase, degradative → MTQPIAGFSKLSKEGKIDWLVSTFFKDSDQAKSVLQQYINSDQKLQQLHDEFIENTISNYYLPLGVAPNFLINGKLYAIPMAIEESSVVAAASKAAKFWYDRGGFKTKVISTEKIGQVHFICRKNTETIKAFFADIKPKLILEAKSITKNMEKRGGGILDIKLRDKTKEMPGYFQLHASFETLDAMGANFINSCLEQFAKTLKQEADRVLDGQLDVVMSILSNYVPNCLVRAEVSCNVSELTENTNISAEEFAKKMVQAVSIAEIEPYRAVTHNKGIMNGIDAVVLATGNDFRAVEAGIHAYAAKDGQYRSLTHAKVENGVFTFWMEIPLALGTVGGLTKLHPLVKWALELLGQPSAKELMQIVAVAGLAQNFAALRSLTTTGIQEGHMKMHLMNIMNQFRASSDEKASLVAHFKNHIVSHSAVEDALIDLRKN